The following coding sequences lie in one Polynucleobacter sp. HIN7 genomic window:
- a CDS encoding hemin-degrading factor gives MKPTIHRIRQFFITLRKEGRLRHREIAEKLTISEGELIAAHVGLGATAAKGLRAIRLDANWPALIASIESIGEVMALTRNEACVHEKIGQYRHVSQEGSVGLVVGEIDLRIFYQHWFAGFAVIESGSQGERRSLQFFDAQGLAIHKVHLKPQSDVSEFDAIVSLFATPQQEPGLEVSKLKAKPTPAPDTEIDRAGFWQAWRDLKDTHDFYPLLRKYTLTRTQALRLAEPEFVRELSKDCLRSMLQGVAQTKTPIMVFVGNPGMIQIHSGPIDRIIEQGSWINVMDPRFNLHLRQDLIERAWIVRKPTVDGIVTSIEFFDQSGEAIAMFFGERKPGKAELTSWRDLVTQIEGEHGLMEVCQ, from the coding sequence ATGAAGCCGACTATTCATCGTATTCGTCAATTCTTTATCACCTTGCGCAAAGAGGGACGCTTACGGCATCGAGAAATTGCTGAAAAGCTGACTATTTCTGAGGGAGAGTTGATTGCCGCTCACGTTGGACTTGGTGCTACGGCAGCTAAAGGCTTAAGAGCAATTCGTCTGGATGCTAATTGGCCTGCGCTGATAGCCTCGATTGAGTCGATTGGGGAGGTCATGGCTCTCACCCGTAACGAAGCCTGCGTCCATGAAAAAATTGGTCAATACCGTCACGTGAGTCAGGAGGGGTCGGTAGGTCTAGTCGTGGGTGAGATTGACTTGCGGATCTTTTATCAACATTGGTTTGCTGGGTTTGCAGTCATTGAGAGTGGTTCTCAGGGGGAGCGGCGTAGCTTGCAATTCTTTGATGCGCAGGGACTGGCGATTCATAAGGTTCATCTGAAGCCACAGAGTGATGTGTCAGAATTTGACGCAATCGTTTCATTGTTTGCGACCCCTCAACAAGAGCCTGGTCTTGAGGTATCAAAGCTCAAGGCAAAGCCAACCCCAGCTCCAGATACAGAGATCGATCGCGCCGGATTCTGGCAGGCATGGAGAGATCTCAAGGATACCCATGATTTTTATCCGCTCTTACGAAAATACACACTCACACGTACTCAGGCACTTCGTTTGGCAGAGCCAGAGTTTGTTCGGGAGCTTTCTAAAGACTGCCTACGATCAATGTTGCAGGGTGTAGCACAGACTAAAACCCCCATCATGGTTTTTGTTGGCAATCCTGGAATGATTCAGATTCATTCGGGACCCATTGATCGGATTATTGAACAAGGGTCTTGGATCAATGTGATGGATCCCCGCTTTAATTTGCACCTTCGTCAGGATCTGATTGAGCGTGCCTGGATTGTTCGTAAGCCAACTGTCGATGGCATTGTTACCTCCATTGAGTTTTTTGATCAGAGCGGCGAGGCTATTGCAATGTTTTTTGGAGAGCGCAAGCCTGGTAAAGCTGAACTTACATCCTGGCGAGATCTGGTAACCCAGATTGAGGGTGAACATGGATTAATGGAGGTCTGCCAATGA
- a CDS encoding heme/hemin ABC transporter substrate-binding protein: protein MSDLGHTGRRRFLYAMAAIPMAWLGKPAWAERTQATLGRQRLICIGSAVTEIVYALNASNLIVGVDTTSIYPDAARTLPSVGYSRTLSAEGVLSLSPTQILCTEDAGPPVVIRQIQDAGIPIRLLPAHHTFYGVCDRVIAIGQTIHRQAQADQLKFQLEQQWITLERELKAKPFVNPAPRVLYIHSMNPSQVMVSGQDTNANAMITYAGLRNALYGFKGYKPLTPEAVIAANPDLILVTDQGLQAIGGRSQLAHLPGMERTKAIIRQKVISMDAVYLLGFGPRMPDALLTLHRQARILLG, encoded by the coding sequence ATGAGTGATCTTGGTCATACAGGGCGTCGTCGTTTTCTGTACGCAATGGCAGCCATCCCGATGGCATGGCTTGGGAAGCCGGCTTGGGCAGAGCGAACTCAAGCTACCCTAGGTCGCCAACGTCTAATTTGCATTGGATCGGCAGTTACAGAAATTGTGTATGCACTAAATGCTAGTAATTTGATTGTGGGAGTTGATACGACCTCGATTTATCCGGATGCCGCACGCACGTTACCCAGTGTTGGCTATTCAAGAACCTTATCGGCAGAGGGCGTTTTATCGCTATCCCCAACCCAAATCTTATGTACCGAGGATGCCGGACCTCCGGTAGTTATTCGCCAGATTCAAGATGCCGGGATTCCGATACGGCTTTTGCCCGCTCATCACACCTTTTACGGTGTCTGTGATCGTGTGATTGCGATTGGTCAAACAATCCATCGGCAAGCTCAAGCGGATCAATTGAAGTTCCAGTTGGAGCAGCAGTGGATCACTTTGGAGCGCGAGTTGAAAGCAAAACCCTTTGTAAATCCTGCCCCACGGGTGCTTTACATTCATTCCATGAATCCATCTCAGGTCATGGTCTCAGGTCAAGATACGAATGCCAATGCCATGATCACTTACGCTGGCTTACGAAATGCACTCTATGGATTCAAAGGCTATAAACCGCTGACCCCAGAGGCTGTTATTGCAGCCAATCCCGATTTAATTCTGGTCACAGATCAAGGACTGCAAGCGATTGGCGGACGTAGTCAGCTTGCGCACCTGCCCGGTATGGAAAGAACGAAAGCGATTATTCGTCAGAAAGTTATTTCAATGGATGCTGTTTATTTATTAGGGTTTGGTCCACGAATGCCGGATGCATTATTAACGCTTCATCGTCAGGCACGCATCTTGTTGGGATGA
- a CDS encoding FecCD family ABC transporter permease — MRQAVSPLDYSAWGARLGLLLIGVTAFLIAVNLGAVDIHGLDWLQVFNPQNGYEGASYVLWNIRIPRALLAITVGAALGVAGALAQSLFRNPLADPGLLGVSAGASCSVAIGIVMLDGFRFISPEELRVWAIPVFAFLGAIAVCFCLDYVARVISPGSIAGLLLTGIALNALAGAVIGLCTYLASDEQLRSFTFWTLGSLASARWMMVGVLVGAIVIGWVWIRTLLQDLNALTLGENIANHLGVDVSRLRTKVIVLVATLSGLAVAWCGMIGFIGLMAPNLVRICLGSDQKRVVPYSAGVGAILLLIADTIARTIAIPAEVPVGIFTALLGGPLFLILLRQYRSRLD; from the coding sequence ATGAGACAGGCCGTCAGTCCACTTGACTACTCAGCCTGGGGTGCGAGGCTTGGGTTACTTCTTATAGGGGTAACTGCATTTCTAATCGCAGTGAACTTAGGTGCTGTGGATATTCATGGTTTGGACTGGTTGCAAGTTTTTAATCCACAGAATGGTTATGAGGGTGCCAGTTATGTGCTTTGGAACATTCGGATCCCGCGCGCCTTATTGGCCATTACGGTTGGAGCAGCACTGGGCGTTGCAGGCGCTCTCGCACAAAGCTTATTTCGTAACCCCTTAGCTGACCCTGGCCTATTGGGAGTTTCTGCGGGTGCCAGTTGCAGTGTGGCTATTGGGATTGTGATGTTGGATGGCTTTCGTTTTATCTCCCCGGAGGAGCTACGGGTCTGGGCTATCCCAGTTTTTGCATTCTTGGGCGCTATAGCGGTTTGTTTCTGCCTTGATTATGTCGCCCGTGTTATATCTCCAGGGTCGATTGCTGGTCTGCTATTAACCGGCATTGCATTGAATGCCCTAGCGGGTGCAGTGATCGGTCTATGTACCTATTTAGCCAGCGATGAACAATTGCGCAGCTTTACCTTTTGGACCCTTGGGTCTCTCGCAAGCGCACGCTGGATGATGGTCGGGGTATTGGTTGGAGCCATAGTTATCGGATGGGTCTGGATTCGAACTCTTTTACAGGATCTCAATGCCTTGACATTGGGTGAGAACATTGCAAATCATCTCGGGGTAGATGTTTCACGCCTTCGAACTAAGGTCATCGTTTTGGTTGCCACTCTTTCTGGATTAGCTGTTGCATGGTGCGGCATGATTGGCTTTATTGGTTTAATGGCACCAAACCTTGTGCGTATTTGCTTGGGGTCTGATCAAAAGAGGGTAGTTCCCTATTCCGCAGGGGTGGGGGCTATTCTGCTACTCATTGCCGACACAATTGCCAGAACCATTGCAATCCCTGCAGAGGTGCCAGTCGGTATTTTCACTGCCCTGTTAGGCGGCCCATTATTTTTGATCTTATTGCGGCAATATCGATCAAGGCTTGATTGA
- a CDS encoding ATP-binding cassette domain-containing protein: MKLQLHHASLQLGKKLFGPFDFTIWPGERIAILGKSGAGKSTIIRLIAREYQIKSGSILMNGTSIEQYSSAQLSRIRGVLPQNTQIAFGLMTDLVIEIGRVSATNKINQETIVVLAAKMACADHLLGRAFNTLSGGEQARIHLARVFAQLWDIRDGLILVDEPVAALDPGLQYQLLDTIDRFARERNHAVLAVLHDINHALVFERLLLIEHGRIIQDCPADHHARADLERLYGIQLEHLQDSQGASVLVQVR; this comes from the coding sequence ATGAAATTACAACTCCATCATGCCTCTTTACAGCTTGGAAAAAAACTCTTTGGGCCATTTGATTTCACGATTTGGCCAGGTGAGCGGATTGCGATCCTGGGTAAAAGCGGTGCCGGTAAGTCAACGATTATTCGACTGATTGCGCGAGAGTATCAAATTAAAAGCGGCTCAATTTTGATGAATGGCACCTCGATTGAGCAGTATTCATCGGCGCAACTAAGTCGGATACGAGGGGTCTTACCTCAGAACACTCAGATTGCCTTTGGGCTGATGACTGATCTCGTGATTGAGATAGGACGAGTGAGTGCCACTAATAAGATCAACCAAGAAACGATTGTTGTGCTTGCAGCCAAGATGGCGTGCGCAGACCATCTTTTGGGGCGTGCATTTAATACTCTGTCTGGCGGTGAGCAAGCACGAATTCATCTGGCAAGGGTATTCGCTCAGCTATGGGATATCCGCGATGGTCTGATTTTGGTCGATGAACCAGTAGCAGCACTAGACCCTGGCCTGCAGTATCAGTTGCTGGATACGATTGACCGTTTTGCGAGAGAAAGAAACCACGCGGTGCTAGCAGTTTTGCATGATATTAATCATGCCCTTGTTTTTGAGCGGTTACTCCTCATTGAGCATGGGCGCATTATTCAAGATTGTCCGGCTGATCATCATGCGCGAGCAGACCTAGAGCGTTTATATGGTATTCAGTTAGAACATCTTCAGGATAGCCAAGGGGCTAGCGTGCTGGTGCAAGTTCGATAG
- a CDS encoding Dps family protein produces MANKKPATPSINIGITDANRQKIAQGLSKFLADSYTLYLMTHNFHWNVTGPHFNTLHTMFMTQYTEQWAALDLIAERIRALGHHAPGTYKEFASLASIREAEGTPKAMEMVRYLVNAQEATAKTARSLFPVVEKANDQPTADLLTQRIDIHEKTAWMLRSLLETD; encoded by the coding sequence ATGGCTAACAAAAAACCAGCTACACCCAGCATCAATATCGGTATTACTGATGCCAATCGCCAAAAAATTGCGCAGGGTCTCTCCAAATTTCTGGCCGATAGCTACACTCTATATTTAATGACCCATAATTTTCATTGGAATGTCACGGGACCTCACTTTAATACCTTACACACAATGTTCATGACCCAATATACCGAGCAATGGGCTGCATTGGATCTGATTGCCGAACGCATTCGGGCGCTTGGACATCATGCACCGGGAACCTATAAAGAGTTTGCAAGCTTAGCTTCGATCCGGGAGGCAGAAGGCACTCCAAAGGCAATGGAGATGGTGCGTTATTTGGTGAATGCGCAAGAGGCAACCGCGAAAACGGCTCGCAGTCTCTTTCCAGTGGTTGAGAAAGCCAATGACCAACCAACAGCAGACCTATTAACGCAACGGATTGATATACACGAGAAAACCGCTTGGATGTTACGTAGCCTGCTCGAAACCGATTAA
- a CDS encoding VOC family protein produces the protein MIHHLDHLVLTTSHEKECIDFYTRVLGMTLESFIGGTPPVERKAFKFGQQKINLHIKGKEFEPKADLPTPGSLDLCFIADRPLREVIEQLNAKNWPIIEGPVVRTGATTIINSVYVRDPDQNLIEISELL, from the coding sequence ATGATTCATCATCTCGATCACTTGGTGCTCACTACCTCTCATGAGAAGGAGTGTATTGATTTCTATACCCGCGTTCTTGGCATGACTCTTGAATCATTTATTGGTGGCACACCACCGGTTGAGCGCAAAGCATTTAAGTTCGGTCAGCAAAAGATCAATCTTCACATCAAGGGTAAAGAATTTGAACCCAAGGCGGATCTTCCAACACCCGGTTCGTTGGATCTGTGTTTTATTGCAGATCGTCCCTTGAGAGAGGTGATTGAGCAATTGAATGCTAAAAACTGGCCGATTATCGAGGGACCGGTGGTTCGCACTGGCGCAACGACCATAATCAATTCAGTCTATGTGCGCGATCCCGACCAAAATCTAATCGAGATTAGCGAGCTACTTTAA
- a CDS encoding GNAT family N-acetyltransferase, giving the protein MTVFTHFLPNTQINRYGSWLKTLDPQTLRNYFGISLSAEGINRLVGKFKQDKANHHFLIAHHDGHWAGVIHIACLNDAVEFGVIVKKEFRRQGIADQLLSEAITWAQNRGYRTLYMHCVIENQAIRYLCDKHGLQSRNIYGDVEGQMRLPKANWRSLWKEYWQRQANWYYFIQERFKDSKAT; this is encoded by the coding sequence ATGACGGTCTTTACCCACTTTCTGCCCAATACCCAAATCAATCGGTATGGATCGTGGCTGAAAACCTTGGATCCGCAGACACTTAGAAACTACTTTGGGATTAGCTTAAGCGCTGAGGGCATCAATCGCCTCGTCGGTAAATTTAAACAGGACAAAGCAAATCATCATTTTCTGATTGCTCATCATGATGGTCATTGGGCTGGCGTGATTCATATTGCCTGTCTCAATGATGCAGTTGAATTTGGGGTGATTGTGAAAAAAGAGTTTCGTCGCCAAGGAATTGCTGATCAGCTACTCAGTGAAGCAATCACCTGGGCCCAAAACCGTGGATACCGCACTCTCTATATGCACTGCGTGATCGAAAATCAAGCGATCCGATATTTATGCGATAAGCATGGCTTGCAATCGAGGAATATCTACGGCGATGTCGAGGGACAAATGCGCCTACCTAAGGCGAACTGGCGATCGCTATGGAAGGAGTATTGGCAGCGCCAGGCTAATTGGTATTACTTTATTCAAGAGCGGTTCAAGGACTCGAAAGCCACCTGA
- a CDS encoding cation:proton antiporter domain-containing protein, producing the protein MPHDVTLIAILAGGFGLALVFGLAVSYLKMPPLLGYLIAGVVIGPATPGFVADIGLSTQLAEIGVMLLMFGVGLHFSINDLLAVKKIAVPGALFQMAVATALGYLVAHYWGWSLIGSIIFGLSLSVASTVVLLRALESKGLLETVNGQIAVGWLVVEDLMMVLALVLVPVMAEIYGNDGSAAHSTSPSELLSLVGITLAKVTAFIVLMLVVGKRLLPKMLWIVAKSGSRELFTLAVIAAAIGIAFLAAELFDVSFALGAFFAGMMLGESELSKRAADESLPLRDAFAVLFFVSVGMLFNPEIIWQEPIKLLIVIAIIMVGKTLAAILLVLLFNYPLGTALTVGVSLAQIGEFSFILAGMGLAMNLIPNEAYSLILAGAILSIAFNSFLFNGIEPALVWARKRSHLARKLDERLDPLSLLPTTVNESLLHKQVVIVGYGRVGKKVFENLKAQNINCVIAEKDRGTVEELRKQNIPAVTGDAADPFVLIQAHIARAAILVIATKDSIDISKMVETARTLNPEVKIFIRARSPEEIELYEKEGWGKSFTPEDELAARIAGEVIAEMAK; encoded by the coding sequence ATGCCGCATGACGTTACCTTAATTGCAATTTTGGCTGGAGGCTTTGGGCTCGCTCTTGTTTTTGGGCTTGCGGTCTCTTACCTAAAGATGCCACCGTTATTAGGCTATCTAATTGCAGGTGTCGTGATTGGCCCTGCAACGCCAGGCTTTGTTGCCGACATTGGTTTATCGACTCAGCTTGCAGAAATTGGTGTGATGTTGCTAATGTTTGGGGTCGGACTTCATTTCTCAATTAATGATCTACTGGCTGTCAAAAAAATTGCGGTTCCTGGTGCGCTTTTCCAAATGGCAGTTGCCACTGCACTTGGCTATTTGGTAGCACATTACTGGGGCTGGTCCTTAATTGGCTCCATCATCTTTGGCTTAAGTCTATCGGTAGCTAGTACCGTTGTTTTACTGCGAGCCCTCGAGTCAAAGGGGCTTTTAGAGACGGTTAATGGGCAGATTGCAGTCGGCTGGTTGGTAGTTGAGGACTTGATGATGGTTCTAGCCTTAGTGTTGGTACCGGTCATGGCTGAGATTTATGGCAATGATGGATCGGCTGCACACTCCACCAGCCCTAGTGAATTACTGAGCTTAGTCGGAATAACCTTGGCCAAAGTGACTGCGTTTATTGTTTTGATGTTGGTCGTGGGCAAACGCTTGCTTCCTAAAATGCTGTGGATCGTTGCAAAGAGTGGTTCACGCGAGCTCTTTACCTTAGCGGTGATTGCAGCAGCAATCGGGATTGCTTTCTTAGCCGCAGAACTATTTGACGTCTCGTTTGCTCTGGGCGCTTTCTTTGCTGGCATGATGCTTGGTGAGTCTGAGCTCAGTAAGCGAGCAGCCGATGAGTCATTGCCTCTTCGTGATGCATTTGCGGTCTTGTTCTTTGTATCCGTCGGCATGCTCTTTAACCCCGAGATCATCTGGCAAGAGCCCATCAAATTACTGATTGTGATTGCCATCATCATGGTTGGTAAAACATTGGCGGCAATTTTGTTGGTATTGCTATTCAACTACCCCTTGGGTACTGCCTTAACGGTTGGCGTTAGTTTGGCTCAGATCGGGGAGTTCTCATTTATTCTCGCCGGCATGGGCCTTGCCATGAATCTAATTCCGAATGAGGCATACAGCTTGATCTTGGCAGGAGCAATTTTGTCGATTGCCTTTAACTCCTTCTTATTTAATGGGATCGAACCAGCCTTAGTATGGGCCAGAAAGCGCTCACATCTGGCGCGCAAGCTGGATGAGCGCCTGGACCCTCTATCATTGTTGCCCACCACCGTTAATGAATCGCTCTTGCATAAGCAAGTAGTGATTGTTGGCTATGGCCGGGTTGGTAAGAAAGTCTTTGAAAATCTCAAAGCGCAAAACATTAATTGCGTGATCGCCGAGAAAGACCGCGGTACTGTTGAAGAATTGCGCAAGCAAAACATACCAGCAGTAACTGGTGATGCAGCCGACCCCTTTGTTTTGATTCAGGCACATATCGCCCGTGCAGCAATCTTGGTCATTGCAACCAAGGATTCAATTGATATTAGTAAGATGGTGGAAACTGCGCGGACCCTTAATCCCGAGGTCAAAATCTTTATCCGGGCGCGAAGTCCTGAAGAGATCGAGCTCTATGAGAAAGAGGGCTGGGGTAAATCCTTTACACCCGAAGATGAGTTGGCAGCACGCATAGCCGGTGAGGTCATCGCGGAGATGGCAAAATAA
- a CDS encoding DUF3300 domain-containing protein, translated as MAKPKKPICIAVSIAAILLLGACAGGQSNNNFGNAATVSASPQMLSNAQLESLVSPIALYPDSLLSIMLLASTYPLEVAEAYNWRSSNASLQGSALTNALNAQSWNDSVKSLISFPQALNMMGKQLQWTQNLGNAYKLQPADTMKAVQVLRKKAQTAGTLKSNTQMAVSTDASGNIIIAPPNTQIVYVPTYNPTQVYGPWPYPDYPPYPAYDPAWGAMSFGVGLAVGGALWATPAWSSGTINVNNNEQRPNRGLIGPSSIANQQRLLNDWKNNATPQERQDARSAAQRADSSFEKNATAQEKAQASRLDQEGRSAIAADRANPNATREAAQENAMREQARFDENRDRFGGFRGGGFGGGRMGGFRR; from the coding sequence ATGGCTAAACCCAAAAAGCCCATTTGTATTGCAGTAAGTATTGCGGCGATCTTATTGCTAGGTGCTTGTGCGGGAGGTCAGTCCAATAATAACTTTGGGAATGCTGCAACCGTGAGTGCGAGCCCCCAAATGCTATCGAATGCACAGCTGGAGTCTTTAGTTTCTCCCATTGCCTTGTATCCTGATTCACTGCTATCAATTATGTTGTTGGCCTCAACCTACCCGCTTGAGGTTGCTGAAGCCTATAACTGGCGCTCGAGCAATGCGAGTTTGCAGGGCAGTGCGCTTACAAATGCACTCAATGCTCAATCGTGGAACGATAGCGTTAAGTCATTGATTTCATTTCCTCAGGCTTTAAACATGATGGGTAAGCAATTGCAGTGGACACAAAATCTTGGAAATGCTTATAAATTGCAACCGGCAGATACGATGAAAGCCGTGCAAGTACTGCGCAAGAAAGCACAAACCGCCGGTACCTTAAAAAGCAATACCCAAATGGCCGTGAGTACTGATGCCAGCGGGAATATCATCATCGCGCCGCCCAATACACAAATTGTGTATGTACCAACCTACAACCCAACCCAGGTTTATGGTCCTTGGCCCTATCCCGATTATCCGCCATACCCAGCGTACGATCCCGCTTGGGGCGCAATGTCATTTGGTGTGGGTTTAGCGGTTGGAGGGGCTTTATGGGCAACGCCAGCTTGGTCAAGTGGCACAATTAATGTGAACAATAATGAGCAACGTCCTAACCGAGGCTTAATTGGTCCGAGCAGTATTGCCAATCAGCAACGCCTCTTAAACGATTGGAAAAATAACGCCACTCCACAAGAGCGTCAGGATGCGCGTAGTGCTGCGCAGCGCGCCGATAGTTCATTTGAGAAAAATGCTACAGCCCAAGAGAAGGCACAAGCTAGCCGTCTTGATCAAGAAGGGCGCTCCGCAATTGCAGCGGATCGAGCAAACCCCAATGCAACTCGAGAGGCCGCCCAAGAAAATGCGATGCGAGAACAGGCGCGCTTTGATGAGAATCGGGATCGTTTCGGTGGCTTCCGTGGAGGGGGCTTTGGGGGTGGTCGCATGGGTGGATTTAGGCGCTAA
- a CDS encoding Rap1a/Tai family immunity protein, with protein sequence MKILLGLVLGYLAIIPAISYGQLKPHDASTAAMVELCKARNDIDAQNFCFGFGEGVYQAYLASRPAGAKPNICFGSSNHTREQVLEDFLKWNQQNPQFNQEQAAKTLVRFFKQRYPCKS encoded by the coding sequence ATGAAGATACTTTTGGGATTGGTATTGGGGTATTTGGCAATCATTCCGGCAATCAGTTATGGCCAATTAAAGCCCCATGATGCGTCGACTGCTGCCATGGTGGAACTTTGCAAAGCGCGAAACGATATTGATGCTCAGAACTTTTGTTTTGGATTTGGTGAGGGGGTATATCAGGCTTATTTAGCCAGTCGCCCAGCGGGCGCAAAGCCTAATATCTGCTTTGGATCTAGCAACCACACGCGCGAGCAAGTGCTAGAGGATTTTCTGAAATGGAATCAGCAAAATCCTCAATTTAATCAAGAGCAGGCTGCCAAAACCCTGGTCCGCTTTTTTAAACAACGCTACCCCTGTAAATCGTAG
- a CDS encoding DMT family transporter — MKNETKGMLIGFIGIFIFSLTLPVTKITVESLNPYFLCFARALLAGILAGGYLIYTKAPIPDAKQIRQFAIVALGVVFIFPLFINIAMTTGEASHAGVILGIMPLATVVAGVLLFQERPSLGFWISALTGCFLVCTYAYLNSEGRFRYTDFLLLIACAANGIAYAIGGNLSRTMNAKQVISWTLVLSLPINFIGSVFTFQESYLVASASIWISFLYLGIFSMFIGFFFWYGGMAIGGISRVSQVQLLQPFCTLLASAILVSEPITLMNILFAGLVITTVMIGRQMLVRRGPAV, encoded by the coding sequence ATGAAAAATGAAACCAAAGGCATGCTGATTGGTTTCATTGGTATTTTTATATTCAGCCTGACCCTACCAGTTACCAAAATAACCGTTGAGAGTCTTAATCCCTATTTTTTGTGCTTTGCGCGCGCATTACTCGCTGGAATCTTGGCGGGGGGCTATCTAATCTATACCAAAGCACCCATTCCAGACGCGAAACAAATTCGTCAATTTGCGATTGTGGCGCTTGGCGTTGTCTTTATCTTCCCGCTATTCATTAATATCGCGATGACCACGGGTGAAGCCTCTCATGCCGGAGTTATTTTGGGAATCATGCCATTAGCTACGGTCGTTGCAGGAGTGCTACTTTTTCAAGAGCGCCCGTCCTTGGGCTTTTGGATAAGCGCTTTAACAGGCTGCTTCTTAGTTTGCACCTACGCATATTTAAATAGTGAAGGGAGATTTCGGTACACCGATTTCTTATTATTAATTGCTTGTGCAGCCAATGGAATTGCCTATGCGATTGGTGGCAACTTGTCGCGTACGATGAATGCTAAACAAGTGATTTCATGGACCTTAGTTCTCTCGTTGCCGATCAACTTCATTGGAAGCGTTTTCACTTTCCAAGAGTCTTACTTAGTAGCGAGTGCCAGTATCTGGATTAGCTTTTTATACCTCGGGATCTTTTCAATGTTTATTGGATTCTTTTTTTGGTATGGCGGTATGGCGATTGGCGGAATCTCACGCGTGAGTCAGGTTCAATTATTGCAACCCTTTTGTACCTTACTAGCCTCTGCTATTTTGGTCTCCGAGCCCATTACATTGATGAACATCCTATTTGCTGGTCTGGTGATTACGACGGTCATGATCGGGCGCCAGATGTTGGTCCGTCGGGGACCGGCTGTCTAA